The following are encoded in a window of Geoalkalibacter sp. genomic DNA:
- a CDS encoding DUF3187 family protein has translation MHRFAGILLFFCLTLALLPGRSVLADPVRPFFTRNLQPVIQIFGLPPADDGLLAAPGTSHARLTAEAANHFAISRKGAESVEFDGETYRFTLALRAALGRDWELGIDLPLVTQDGGILDGFIENWHDAFGMSQGGRNRRERDRLFYFYQKVGETKLDVDHGSTGLGDISVLLARRIFAEQFGSERHLALRGGIKLPTGNSDRLHGSGSTDVHLRLAATDARTLRGIDTTLFASGGLLWLSPGDILSDQQRHWVWFGNAGLGWKPLGWMALKAQIDGHSAFFDGSDLRETGKPSAQLMVGGSLYFPGDWTLDLGIGEDIMVATAPDVVFHLALARRF, from the coding sequence TCTGCCTGACGCTCGCCCTTCTCCCGGGACGCTCGGTCCTTGCCGACCCGGTTCGGCCTTTTTTTACCCGAAACCTGCAGCCGGTCATCCAGATTTTCGGCCTGCCTCCGGCCGATGACGGCCTGCTTGCCGCGCCGGGAACCAGCCACGCCCGCCTGACGGCGGAAGCCGCCAATCACTTTGCCATCAGCCGCAAGGGCGCAGAAAGCGTTGAGTTCGACGGCGAGACCTATCGTTTTACCCTGGCTCTGCGCGCAGCCTTGGGCCGCGACTGGGAGCTGGGCATCGACCTCCCCCTGGTGACTCAGGATGGCGGCATTCTTGATGGCTTCATCGAAAACTGGCATGACGCGTTCGGCATGAGTCAAGGGGGTCGCAATCGCCGCGAGCGCGATCGTTTGTTCTATTTTTACCAGAAGGTTGGAGAAACAAAACTCGACGTTGATCACGGAAGCACTGGCCTGGGCGACATCTCGGTGCTGCTTGCCCGCCGGATTTTCGCGGAACAGTTCGGCAGCGAGCGGCATCTGGCCCTGCGCGGCGGCATCAAGCTGCCCACGGGCAATTCCGACCGCCTGCACGGCAGCGGCAGCACCGATGTCCACCTGCGACTGGCCGCAACGGATGCCCGGACCTTGCGCGGCATCGACACCACGCTGTTCGCATCGGGGGGTCTGTTGTGGCTGAGTCCCGGCGACATTTTATCCGACCAGCAGCGCCATTGGGTCTGGTTCGGCAATGCCGGCCTGGGTTGGAAGCCGCTGGGATGGATGGCCCTCAAGGCGCAGATCGACGGTCACTCGGCTTTTTTCGACGGCAGCGACCTGCGGGAAACCGGCAAACCTTCGGCCCAACTGATGGTCGGCGGCAGTCTCTACTTTCCGGGGGATTGGACGCTGGACCTGGGGATCGGTGAGGATATCATGGTCGCGACCGCTCCCGACGTGGTTTTTCATCTGGCCCTGGCGCGACGATTCTAG
- the gspC gene encoding type II secretion system protein GspC yields MTPQAFFHRYFPGIYLGLMGLLGITAGWVASILLGIWLTPPVATGDARQETRVDAVQKRPLSEFEVILSRNIFDSTGKLIIALDEVPAGAGQPVEAIEETPVRAARANLVLIGTVVAGEDSLALIQEGRTTGIYRLGQEVTGGGKIEAIERNFVVLLHRDGSRENLVIPTESPTPARAAATAAPAAAAGAGAAPAYNIQQVGENKWQIPRQTAEEARGNLNELLRQARMEPRIVAGQTEGFIVRMIRPNSFLDMLGIRRGDVLMEINNIQLNSPERALQIFQQLREARNIAVSLVRDGQPMTFEYEIN; encoded by the coding sequence ATGACCCCTCAGGCCTTTTTCCATCGCTATTTTCCCGGCATCTACCTTGGCCTCATGGGGCTGCTGGGGATCACCGCCGGCTGGGTCGCCTCGATCCTGCTCGGTATCTGGCTGACGCCCCCCGTCGCGACCGGCGACGCGCGCCAGGAAACCCGTGTCGATGCGGTGCAAAAGCGCCCCCTGAGCGAGTTCGAGGTCATTCTCTCCCGCAATATTTTCGACTCGACCGGCAAGCTCATCATCGCCCTGGACGAGGTTCCGGCCGGCGCCGGTCAACCCGTCGAGGCGATCGAGGAGACCCCCGTGCGCGCGGCGCGCGCCAATCTGGTGCTGATCGGCACGGTGGTGGCCGGCGAGGATTCCCTGGCGCTGATTCAGGAAGGGCGAACCACCGGCATTTATCGTCTCGGGCAAGAGGTGACGGGCGGCGGCAAGATCGAGGCCATCGAGCGCAACTTCGTCGTTCTGTTGCACCGCGACGGCAGTCGGGAAAATCTCGTCATCCCCACCGAATCGCCCACTCCGGCCCGTGCCGCGGCGACCGCGGCCCCTGCCGCCGCGGCTGGGGCGGGCGCGGCGCCGGCCTATAACATCCAGCAGGTCGGCGAAAACAAATGGCAGATTCCCCGCCAGACCGCCGAGGAAGCCCGCGGCAATCTCAATGAGCTGCTGCGCCAGGCGCGCATGGAGCCGCGTATCGTCGCCGGACAGACCGAAGGTTTCATCGTGCGCATGATCCGCCCCAATTCGTTTCTCGACATGCTCGGCATTCGCCGCGGCGACGTGCTCATGGAAATCAACAACATTCAGCTCAACAGCCCCGAGCGGGCCCTGCAGATTTTCCAGCAGTTGCGCGAGGCCCGCAACATCGCGGTGAGTCTGGTGCGGGATGGTCAGCCCATGACCTTTGAATACGAGATCAATTGA
- the gspD gene encoding type II secretion system secretin GspD → MKIRLFTLLCVLTWCLAAVPAPVFSQAASAGNEGIAIDFKDIDLPDLIQTMSELTGRNYIYDETVRGKVTIISPRRMSLDEAYRVFLTVLNVKGYTVVPSGSVYRVVAIQNAKESTLPTILPDRWRDPSDQFVTQLVPLQNIDATEVATSVLAPLMPKTSNVIPYAPSNTLIISDTAANIDRLLKIINQLDVPGTADTLEVISLEYANAEEVAALVTQFIAQRVTTQPRRRTAAAAAAAAAAGASDGSKVIPFKPTNVLVVMAGKEDLETIRHLVRRLDQKPSQVRSGIQVYYLENADAETLAKTLNEILTGIKSQARTAPTARVAQPGQPIGEPTLQAVSITADKPTNSLIINSTPEEFDTIRDIIAQLDIKRKQVYVEALILELSMDATQRLGASLQGAVSTGSDSVIFGTSHLNTGPAGLGDLSAVGNTGVPNLLTRTIDGILLGGIFSPITVKGPDGNDISVPALSALIDLSKTDTDINILSAPRLLTSDNEEAEIIVGRNVPIITSRLTDTGASTGLAQSVSVERRDVALTLRFTPQITEGNLVRLNVFQESTDIAQQSVGDVNQVGPTFTKRQLRNTVLAENGRTIVLGGLIDSNVQERISKVPLLGDIPVLGWLFKRKSTTETKTNLLVFITPHIVQSANDLAALTSKAKTDMDRFQADDRSLRENQARMAQENLNIQPPAPPEALPLVHPEPLGN, encoded by the coding sequence TTGAAGATCCGACTTTTTACGCTCCTCTGCGTTCTGACCTGGTGTCTCGCGGCCGTTCCCGCTCCGGTTTTTTCCCAGGCCGCATCCGCCGGCAACGAGGGAATCGCCATCGATTTCAAGGACATCGACCTGCCGGATCTGATCCAGACCATGAGCGAGTTGACCGGGCGCAATTACATCTACGACGAGACGGTGCGCGGCAAGGTTACGATCATCTCGCCGCGCCGCATGAGCCTTGATGAAGCCTATCGGGTATTCCTCACGGTCCTCAATGTCAAGGGCTATACCGTGGTTCCGAGCGGCTCGGTCTACAGGGTCGTGGCCATCCAGAACGCCAAGGAAAGCACACTGCCGACCATCCTCCCCGACCGCTGGCGCGATCCGAGCGATCAGTTCGTCACCCAGCTGGTGCCTCTGCAAAACATCGATGCCACGGAAGTGGCCACCAGCGTGCTGGCGCCCCTGATGCCCAAGACGAGCAACGTCATTCCTTATGCGCCCAGCAACACCCTGATCATCAGCGACACGGCGGCCAACATCGACCGGCTGCTTAAAATCATCAACCAGCTCGATGTGCCCGGCACCGCCGACACCCTTGAAGTCATCTCCCTGGAGTACGCCAACGCCGAAGAGGTGGCCGCCCTGGTGACGCAGTTCATCGCCCAGCGGGTCACCACCCAGCCTCGTCGGCGCACGGCGGCGGCCGCTGCTGCGGCTGCGGCGGCGGGCGCCAGCGATGGCAGCAAGGTCATCCCCTTTAAACCGACCAACGTGCTGGTGGTCATGGCCGGCAAGGAGGATCTGGAAACCATCCGCCACCTGGTCCGACGCCTGGACCAGAAACCCAGCCAGGTGCGCTCGGGAATTCAGGTGTATTATCTGGAAAACGCCGACGCCGAAACCCTGGCCAAGACTCTCAACGAAATTCTCACCGGGATCAAGTCCCAGGCCAGAACCGCGCCAACCGCCCGCGTCGCCCAGCCCGGTCAGCCGATCGGAGAGCCGACTCTGCAGGCGGTGAGCATCACCGCCGACAAACCGACCAATTCGCTGATCATCAACAGCACCCCGGAAGAATTCGACACCATCCGCGACATCATCGCCCAGCTCGATATCAAGCGGAAACAGGTGTATGTCGAGGCGCTGATCCTTGAACTGTCCATGGATGCCACCCAGCGCCTCGGAGCGTCTCTGCAAGGCGCGGTGTCCACGGGCTCGGACAGTGTCATTTTCGGCACCAGCCATCTCAACACCGGCCCGGCCGGACTCGGCGATCTCTCGGCCGTCGGCAACACCGGCGTGCCCAATCTGCTGACCCGCACCATCGACGGCATCCTGCTCGGCGGAATTTTCAGCCCCATCACCGTCAAGGGCCCCGACGGCAACGACATCAGCGTGCCGGCGCTCTCCGCGCTCATCGACCTCTCCAAGACCGACACGGACATCAACATTCTCTCCGCGCCGCGCCTGCTCACTTCCGACAACGAGGAGGCGGAAATCATCGTCGGGCGCAACGTGCCCATCATCACCTCGCGGCTGACCGATACCGGCGCCAGCACCGGGCTGGCCCAAAGCGTTTCGGTGGAGCGTCGCGACGTCGCCCTGACCCTGCGCTTCACGCCCCAGATCACCGAAGGCAACCTGGTGCGACTCAATGTCTTTCAGGAATCCACGGACATCGCCCAGCAGAGCGTCGGCGACGTCAACCAGGTGGGACCGACCTTCACCAAGCGTCAGCTGCGCAACACTGTACTTGCCGAAAACGGCCGCACCATCGTGCTCGGTGGGCTGATTGATTCCAACGTGCAGGAACGCATCTCCAAAGTGCCGCTGCTCGGCGACATTCCGGTGCTCGGCTGGCTCTTCAAGCGCAAAAGCACCACGGAAACCAAAACCAATCTGCTCGTGTTCATCACGCCGCACATCGTGCAAAGCGCCAATGATCTTGCGGCTCTGACCTCCAAAGCGAAAACAGATATGGACCGCTTTCAGGCCGATGATCGCAGCCTGCGGGAAAACCAGGCACGGATGGCTCAGGAGAATCTGAACATCCAGCCGCCTGCGCCGCCCGAGGCCCTTCCTCTCGTGCACCCCGAGCCCCTTGGAAACTAG
- the gspE gene encoding type II secretion system ATPase GspE, translating to MTRWKRIGEILREDAGLTEAVLQDALAAQVSGGPRLGEILLDKKAITPEQLGRALARQQNLPFFDRISMQGLDDDLLNLIPIGFAKEYRIFPVQRDENGIVLAMADPLDSRPLNDLVSLTGAYVEAAVATPQEILRAINQAYESRAGETREIIGDMGSDADAGLAQNLEPADLLDTSDEAPIIRFVNSLVTQAYRERASDIHIEPFETELVVRYRIDGILYEVVKPPIKAHAGIASRIKIMSNLNIAEKRLPQDGRFRVRIAGKDVDVRVSCLPTAFGERIVLRLLDKSSQVLTLEDVGLESTLLMQIHQMIHKTHGIFLVTGPTGSGKTTTLYAALTRLNSREKNIITVEDPIEYQLAGVGQIQVNPKINLTFANGLRSILRQDPDIIMVGEIRDGETAEIAVQSALTGHMVFSTLHTNDSAGALTRLVEMGVEPFLVASSVVGILAQRLVRTICPHCKEAYQPTAEALQEMGFGTSLPAGATAYRGRGCEQCMDIGYRGRTGIYELLTMDDELRDLVLKKSDSATIKNAAIRKGMVALREAGLAKALQGRTTLEEVMRVTQEDV from the coding sequence ATGACCCGCTGGAAACGCATTGGCGAGATTTTGCGGGAGGACGCCGGGTTGACTGAAGCCGTTCTTCAGGACGCCCTGGCGGCTCAGGTATCCGGCGGTCCGCGCCTGGGCGAAATTCTCCTCGACAAAAAAGCGATCACGCCCGAGCAACTGGGACGCGCCCTGGCCCGCCAGCAAAATCTGCCCTTTTTCGACCGCATCTCCATGCAGGGTCTCGATGATGACCTGCTGAACCTGATCCCCATCGGTTTTGCCAAGGAGTACCGCATTTTCCCCGTGCAGCGGGACGAAAACGGCATCGTCCTGGCCATGGCCGACCCCCTCGACAGCCGCCCCCTCAACGATCTGGTTTCCCTGACCGGCGCCTATGTCGAGGCGGCCGTCGCCACGCCGCAGGAGATTCTGCGCGCCATCAACCAGGCCTACGAATCCCGCGCCGGCGAGACCCGGGAAATCATCGGAGACATGGGAAGCGACGCCGACGCCGGACTCGCGCAAAACCTCGAACCGGCCGATCTGCTCGACACCTCCGATGAAGCGCCGATCATTCGTTTTGTCAACAGCCTGGTCACCCAGGCGTACCGTGAGCGCGCCAGCGATATCCACATCGAGCCTTTTGAAACCGAACTGGTCGTGCGTTATCGCATTGACGGCATTCTTTACGAGGTCGTCAAGCCGCCCATCAAGGCGCATGCCGGCATCGCCTCGCGCATCAAGATCATGTCCAACCTCAATATCGCCGAAAAGCGCCTGCCCCAGGACGGCCGCTTTCGCGTGCGCATCGCGGGCAAGGACGTGGACGTGCGCGTGTCCTGTCTGCCGACGGCCTTCGGCGAGCGCATCGTGCTGCGCCTGCTTGACAAAAGCTCCCAGGTGCTGACTCTCGAAGATGTGGGGCTGGAAAGCACGCTGCTCATGCAGATCCACCAGATGATCCACAAGACCCACGGCATCTTTCTGGTCACGGGTCCGACCGGCTCGGGCAAGACCACCACGCTCTACGCCGCGCTGACGCGGCTCAACAGCCGCGAAAAAAACATCATCACCGTCGAGGATCCCATCGAATACCAGTTGGCCGGGGTCGGACAGATCCAGGTCAACCCCAAGATCAACCTGACCTTCGCCAACGGCCTGCGTTCCATTCTGCGCCAGGATCCCGACATCATCATGGTCGGGGAGATCCGTGACGGCGAGACGGCGGAAATTGCCGTGCAGTCGGCCCTGACCGGTCACATGGTCTTTTCCACCCTGCACACCAACGATTCCGCCGGCGCCCTGACCCGCCTGGTGGAAATGGGCGTGGAGCCCTTTCTCGTCGCTTCTTCCGTGGTGGGCATTCTCGCTCAGCGTCTGGTGCGCACCATCTGTCCCCATTGCAAGGAGGCCTATCAGCCGACCGCCGAGGCGCTCCAGGAAATGGGCTTCGGCACCAGTCTTCCGGCAGGGGCCACCGCTTATCGCGGACGCGGCTGCGAGCAGTGCATGGACATCGGCTATCGCGGCCGCACCGGCATCTACGAACTGCTCACCATGGATGACGAGTTGCGCGACCTGGTGCTCAAGAAAAGCGACTCGGCGACCATCAAGAATGCCGCGATCCGCAAGGGCATGGTGGCGCTGCGCGAGGCCGGATTGGCCAAGGCCCTCCAGGGCCGAACCACGCTTGAGGAAGTGATGCGCGTGACGCAGGAGGACGTCTGA
- the gspF gene encoding type II secretion system inner membrane protein GspF — MPLFDYAGYNAQGKKVSGVIEGSGRRTVLQLLKNQGIVATEIVQQSVAPKGRRGLPAWLTRRRIPVNDLAAATRQLATLLGAGIALDEALATLAGQQEKPGFAKALTQTREDVVQGQALHQGLARHAHIFSELYVNMVQVGESSGTLDQVLHRLADFLEEQARLRSRIQAAMAYPVLMALIGTGVLFFLMAFVVPKVTRMLEDMDRALPLPTQLLISTSDFLSNWWWLLLLLMAGALLILAQYLKTEAGKMGLDRLKLNLPMFGKLNLLLATARFTRTLGTLLRSGVPLLAALQIVQNLMGNRVLKQVLEDTISAVREGESLAQPLLRSGIFPKMVSQMAAVGEKSGELEEMLFKVADAYEHQVDSTINALLSLLEPVMILLMGTVVGFIVLAILLPIFEASQGIG, encoded by the coding sequence GTGCCTCTTTTCGATTACGCCGGTTACAACGCCCAGGGCAAGAAAGTCAGCGGCGTCATTGAAGGCAGCGGGCGGCGCACGGTTCTGCAGCTGCTGAAAAACCAGGGGATCGTCGCCACGGAGATTGTCCAGCAGAGCGTGGCGCCCAAGGGTCGCCGCGGCTTGCCGGCATGGCTGACCCGGCGGCGTATTCCCGTCAACGACCTGGCGGCCGCCACCCGGCAGCTCGCCACCCTGCTCGGCGCCGGCATCGCATTGGACGAGGCCCTTGCGACCCTCGCCGGTCAGCAGGAAAAACCCGGTTTCGCCAAGGCCCTGACGCAAACCCGCGAAGACGTGGTGCAGGGGCAGGCGCTGCATCAGGGTCTGGCCCGCCATGCCCACATCTTTTCCGAGCTTTACGTGAATATGGTGCAGGTAGGCGAGAGCAGCGGCACTCTCGACCAGGTTCTGCACCGGCTGGCCGATTTTCTGGAGGAGCAGGCCCGACTGCGCTCGCGAATTCAGGCCGCCATGGCCTATCCGGTGTTGATGGCGCTGATCGGCACCGGGGTTTTGTTCTTTCTCATGGCCTTCGTCGTGCCCAAGGTCACGCGCATGCTCGAAGACATGGACCGTGCCCTGCCCCTGCCCACCCAGTTGCTCATCAGCACCAGCGATTTTCTCTCCAACTGGTGGTGGCTGCTGTTGCTGCTGATGGCGGGCGCGTTGCTGATTCTCGCCCAGTATCTCAAGACCGAAGCGGGCAAGATGGGCCTGGATCGGCTCAAGCTGAACCTGCCCATGTTCGGCAAGCTCAACCTGCTGCTGGCGACGGCGCGCTTCACCCGCACCCTCGGCACCCTGCTGCGCAGCGGCGTGCCGCTTCTGGCGGCGCTGCAGATCGTGCAGAACCTCATGGGCAACCGGGTACTCAAGCAGGTTCTGGAAGACACCATCAGCGCCGTGCGCGAGGGTGAAAGTCTCGCCCAGCCCCTGCTCCGATCGGGTATCTTCCCGAAAATGGTGTCGCAGATGGCCGCGGTCGGGGAAAAAAGCGGCGAGTTGGAGGAAATGCTCTTCAAGGTGGCCGATGCCTACGAGCATCAGGTCGATTCAACCATCAATGCCTTGCTCTCCCTGTTGGAACCGGTGATGATTCTGCTGATGGGCACGGTGGTCGGTTTCATCGTCCTGGCCATTTTGCTGCCGATTTTCGAGGCCAGCCAGGGGATTGGATGA